In the Meiothermus cerbereus DSM 11376 genome, CAGAAACGCATCAAGGGCTGTGGCCCAATCCATCACTTGGGAATGGGTACATCGGCCTGGAGCTTCATCTTGTCGTCGATGGTCTCGACGTGAATTTCCAGGCTCTCCTCGTCGGGAAAGTAGCGCTTCAACACCGCCAGCAGGTCTTGCTTAAGCTGCTCCACCATGCCCGGACTCAGGTGGGCCCGGTCGTAGGCCAGCACCAGCTTGAGGCGCTCCTTCAGGGTGTCCTTGCTTTTGCGCTGCCAGGGCCACATCATCTACCCCCAAACAGCCGCCGCAAGGTTCCTAAAAAGCCCGGTGCATCGCCCAGGGGGGCAAAAGGCACGTCCTCACCCCGCACCCGCTGAGCGATCTCCACGAAAGCCTTGCCCGCACCCGTACCGTTCTTGAGCACCAGCGGCTCGCCCTGGTTGGAGGAGATCAGGACGCTCTCGTCCTCGGGCACAATACCGATGGGCTTGATGCCCAGAATTTCCACCACGTCTTCCACCGAGAGCATGTCGCCGCGCTGCACCATCTTGGGGCGCAGGCGGTTGATCACCAGGTAGTTCTCCCGGATTTCGCGGGCTTCCAGCATCCCGATGATGCGGTCGGCGTCGCGCACGCTCGAGACCTCCGGGTTCACCACCACCAAGGCCCCCTCGGCCGGGGTGGCGGCGGTCTGGAAGCCTTTCTCGATGCCAGCGGGCGAGTCGATGAGCACCCGGTCGAAGCCTTCTTCTTCCAACAGGGCCTTCACGATATGGCGGAACTTTTCGGGGTCGAGGGCTTCCTTGTCCCGGGTCTGCGAGGCAGCCAGCAGGGCCAGCCCCTCGATGCGCTTGTCGCGGATGAGGGCCTGCCGCAGTTTACACTTGCCCTCAATCACATCGATCAGGTCGTAAACCACCCGACCCTCGAGGCCCATCACCACATCCAGGTTGCGCAGGCCCACGTCCACATCCACCACGGCCACTTTCTCGCCCAACCTGGCCAATGCTGCACCCACGTTGGCCGTGGTGGTGGTCTTTCCCACACCACCTTTTCCAGATGTCACCA is a window encoding:
- the minE gene encoding cell division topological specificity factor MinE, yielding MWPWQRKSKDTLKERLKLVLAYDRAHLSPGMVEQLKQDLLAVLKRYFPDEESLEIHVETIDDKMKLQADVPIPK
- the minD gene encoding septum site-determining protein MinD, which translates into the protein MNARAIVVTSGKGGVGKTTTTANVGAALARLGEKVAVVDVDVGLRNLDVVMGLEGRVVYDLIDVIEGKCKLRQALIRDKRIEGLALLAASQTRDKEALDPEKFRHIVKALLEEEGFDRVLIDSPAGIEKGFQTAATPAEGALVVVNPEVSSVRDADRIIGMLEAREIRENYLVINRLRPKMVQRGDMLSVEDVVEILGIKPIGIVPEDESVLISSNQGEPLVLKNGTGAGKAFVEIAQRVRGEDVPFAPLGDAPGFLGTLRRLFGGR